From the Ipomoea triloba cultivar NCNSP0323 chromosome 8, ASM357664v1 genome, the window GATTATCAACATAGTGACCCATACAAGTAAGCGGTTACCACGTCCATTAACTGCATATCTAAATTCAATTTTATGACTAGTGAGGTTAAATAGAGAAACGATGTGCCATCAATAATAAGAGAATATGTATgctcaaaatcaattttgggTCTCTACATAAACCCTTGAGCAATCAATCTCACTTTTTATCTAACCACCTCATTGTTTTCATTCCTCTTCCGTACGAACACCCACTTAGATCCTATTGGGATCACACCTCTCGAGGTAAGCACGATGTgaccaaacacttttcttttattaagcGAGCTAAGTTGTGCATCAATTGACTCTTTCCATTTTGTTTTTCCGAGTCTCCCACATTTCTGGTGATGGGGAGTGTTAGTGTGCACACTCAATCTCCCAGGGACATCTACTCTCGAAGGAGTATACTCAGCAGGAATATGAAACCTAGTCACTCCTCTATAATTAATGAAAGCATATGGCAGACTATTTGCTAAATTATGCAAATTAATaatcttctgaacttctagtttaGTTTGACTAGTACATGAATCTAGGTATTGAAGATCTTTTTCATCCTATGAAATTTCTCGGCATTTtgttaattatggatttttaTCCCCCCTAATGCCGGGAAATGATCTTCATAAAAAATGCAGTCATCGTACCTCACGGTAAACTGATCCCCTGTCATGGGCTCTAGGTATTTAATGATAGAGAAAGATTCATAACCAACATAAATACCTAGCTTTCGTTGATGGCCCATTGAGATACGATGTGTAGGTGGTATAGGGGTGTAAACTGCACACCCAAAAGCACGCAAATGGGAAATGTTTGGTTCAATGATGCATACTAGTTGTAAGGGGGCATACTAATGATATGCAGTTGGTCGGAATTGAATCAAAGTTGCTGCATGCAATACTGCGTGTCCCTAACAAGAAAGTAGTAAGTTGGACTTCAGTAATAATGGTCTAGAAATCAATTTAATACACTTAATTAAAGATTCAGCTAGACCATTCTGAGTATGGACATAAGGTACATGATGCTCCACTTTGATGCCTAAAGCCATACAATAATCATAAAAAACAGTCGATGTGAATTCGGATCCCCAGCATTGTCGATTCTTTTGGATTTAATCGGATAATTGGGGAACTAGGCATTCAGTTCAATAATTTTAACAATAATTTTAGCGAAAGCTTTGTTTCTCGTAGACAATAGACTAACATGAGTCTAACGAGTGGAGACATCAATAAGGACCATGAAGTATCTAAATAGTCCAGGCGGTGGACTAATTGGTCCACATATGTTGCCTTGTAATCTCTAAAGGAAAGTACGCAATTCATGTCCAACCTTAGCACGCGATGGCCATGTAATAAACTTACATTTCGCATAAGCAACACATgtatattatatcttatttcataaactacattattctaacttataaaatatattattttaacacacaaagtacattattctaacttataaaatatattatcttatttcaaaaattttattattccaacatataaagtacattatgcattattttaactcataaaatacattactctaacatataaaatacattattctaactcataaaatacattctCTTACCccccagaaatttcattattctaacacttataaattacattattctaactcataaaatacattcaTTATTCTAGCACGCACACggaacaaatatttttttttaacatcataacgcaaattttactgtggaccatgcatcaaaacgacgtcgttttgattaatgaaaacgaACGGCTGAAACGGCCGCCGTTTCGCGCCGTTAGCTTTCAGTTTATATAaactgcagttacttttcaacacaactgcaattacctttcaacacaactacacttccttttcgatataactgcagtttcattcgacattatacactcaaatatgtgaaactgttattcagtttcctttcaacacaactacagtttcttttataatgcactgcagtttcctttcaacacaactacaatatcatttcgaaataactacagtttcattggacaatatacacccaaaaatgtgaaactgttattcagtttcattttatatacactgcagtttccttttaacacaactacagttacatttcaatataactacagttccatttgataatataaaaacaaatgtaaggtaGTATCTTTTGAggtgaactgtagtatcatttacAGAGCTCCGCCGCAACCTTTTCTTTTACATAATAAAATGGCGGCGTTtagtgaccatggtccaccatataacaaCTGTCATCAtaacgacgttgttttggacCTGGTCCATACAACTTAATAATTTGCCGCCTTTGATGTCATTGGGTATATACTGTTACCcacaattcaaaatttcaatttatcCTCTTAGCCTTTGATGTCATTGGGCCTAATCTATTACCcacaattcaaaatttcaatctGATTGGACCGCCAATATGTCCTCTAAACCTTTGGTGTCGTTGAGGGCAAATTATGCTTTAGACCGGAGTCCAcattacaaggtggacccgacttcatgttcacaattttagaattttatgtttacaaatttagagttgtatattcacaattttagatattaatataaaaattactttcaccgaggaggaaaaaaaatctgGAAAGCGCCCTTGCTTCCTCCGTTGCAGGTTCGGCTACATCCGAGAGATTCTAGGCCAAGTGAGTTCTCTAGCCAGGAGATGGTCATACCGATCCCCGCGGTAACGGAAGAGACCCCCTGCCAACGGACACACGAGAGCGAGATTGCGCTCAAGTGCGCCTAAGCCCTCGGCGCTTGAGAGGACTGCAGCGAGCCCTCGGCGATTgaaaggaaaaagagaaaacTAAGTCCGAATGACCTTCCCCCGAGGGGGAttctcaatattcacaattttgttatataaattcaaaaattgtgttatactgtttaatatagagttataaaattgtaattataaaattctaaattgtgaacataaaattctagaattatgaatatagacccaagtccaccttgcaagatggacccgaGTTCGGCATAACAACGGAGGCCCTTTAGGCCTATACTATTACGGTATTACCCACAATTCAAAATATCAAATTGCAACCGAATTTatggtggaaaaaaaaatgctatttagactaatttttatagtatattttATACGTACAATTATATGACATTAgataaaattttactttatatttattgattatttgtTAGTCCAATATTGGTAATTATGTAAAGtagcataaaatgctaaaatatttgataaacaAATTATCTTAGTCCGTGTAAGTGTGTAAGCCAGCATGATTTAGAACGTTGCCCTTACTTTATCCGTTCCATTTTATAtgcggttaacgaggcttgactgaaattatttacactttaatttttcataatattaagtttaaaattagaatgtaaaaatttatatatttagaaactacgtactattaaatacaaagtcaaatttaaaaattataagaaaatactaATAGAAATAAGCAGAGAAAAATGAGTTAGTAATAGACATGTTCTAGTTCAAAGCAAGATCTAGTCAACAAATAAAAGGAATCActtctttctcattttaattTCCATGAGGTAACATATATAGTAATGGTTAATGATTGAAATACAAATGAAATGAGCAGACAACAAAAGAATTACCAATCAAGATTATGAACAATTGGTCACGAGATGATTGTTGAAAAATGTATGCACTCTCTCAATAATCTAGTTCCGATTTGGTGTTATAATGAATGTACACAATTCAGACATTGTTTCAGTATGTCAATATCCGTTGAATTGCATAAGCTTTGGTGCCAAAATGAGCAGTCTACTTAGAGCATGGGGAGTAAACTTCCTAGCAAACAAGTGACACATTGTGGTCTTCTCCCCGTTGTACTCACACGTGCTCCCGTTCCTTAACTTGTGCAGAAAATCCACAGTCACGTCGTTCCGATTAAACTTAGTCGGGTGAGGGCCACCCTTCGCCCAGTCGACCCAAGTCAAGGTCCGATTTGAGTTCCCTTGCCCAAGTTTTATGTTCATTAACGTGGGCAAATAGTGCTCGTCAGAGTAACAAGGACCTGTGCAGTAAGATTGAAAGAGCGGGAAATAAGTTTTATCCGAGATGACTTCGAGGGCAAGGCGACGGTCCATTTCGAACCATTGGGATCCTTTTCGCCAATCCTTAAGTTTAATGATTGGGCTCATCTGCGCGCTATATCTGCCCCGGCCAACCGGGCCGGGCAAGTCGTAGACCTCAATGAAGGTCTCGTTGGAGTTCATCACATGAGAATATATTGTGGAGAAATTGAATAGTGGAATGCATGCTTCTGACAAGAGAATGAACCGTTCGTTGGAGAAATCAAGAAGTGCGTTTGCTAGTAATCTCCGCTCAGCTTCGATCATGTTGGCCTTGCCCCATTCCACTCCCTAAAACAATGTGTATTGTAACCTAGAAGTTAGTTGGTGTATAATAATGATGACAATATTTTAGTAGcattcaatatattttaatgcaatgaaatttaaattaaaatcatCATGAACATATATCATAATAATGATTTCATTCATTAGCAATAGTTATTAGGGGCGAACCCAGGGACTTAATCCCATGACATATGAACATATGGTATTAAATTTTAAGTAACAACTAACTAAAGTACTAAAACATCTAGGCCATGTTTgataaatggctgttagctgattgggttggctgtttgggttagaaggtatgatttgttgataacattggctgattgtagaaagttgtttgataaattagctgttagctgatagctgtttgttataatttattttctcaaaaagctaattgaaaaggctgctttgagtagcattttgaattttagcattttggagttacaaaaaacttattatttaccaactaataatggccaaataagccaaaattgactgataggctgattatttaccaaacaggaccctaataacttatatatatatttcgtttttatataaaagtaactactatatgtgtatatatatgcatacatatgtATAAAGGGGTGGGGAGGAGTGAGGGAAGGGACAACTGCTCCCATTGCTCCCCTCTGAATCTGCCctgataattattaatttaggaCAATacttaattgtttggacttaTACAAATAAATTCCTCCAATTCATTACATTTGTCTCTTCCGATCCATATGTGGTGTAGCTATTGCAGTGTTTACTTTAAACTTTTTCTAAATAGTATTTTCCCTTCCATTTCTAAATCTACAAGAAGAGTTTGTAATGTAATTATTGTCCTTCATAGTGGGCTGTTGTGCGTTGTTATTGATCTTAACTCTCAAGTAGCTATCTTGACGTTACATTCAACATTAATAATGTCCAATGACTTGGCCGGCAACAATCATGAGGCCAACAAGATATAAAGAGCAAGTTTCAGAAGAGAGAGATATAAAAAGTTAAGGTTAGGAATCTAAACAGCGCATCTCAATAATGATATCTACATATTGGGTTGTGagcatatttattttttaacctAAGATTTAACTCTTGTTATGGTGAAATTTTAAGACTCGTCCGGAtaatggtcctgtttggtaaataatcaacctatcagtcaattttggcttatttgaccactattcgttggtaaataataagctttttgtaactccaaaatgctaaaattcaaaaggctactcaaagcagccttttcaattagctttttgagaaaagaaattatatcaaacagctatcagctaacagcttatttatcaaacaactttctacaatcagccaatgttatcaacaaatcataccttctaatccaaacagccaacccaatcagctaacaactatttacgaAACATGgccaatatttattattattaatcattttGTATTGAATTTTAGAGTCTTACCTCACATACATATCATGTGTGTTTTTTGGGGTGTCATTTTCTTTCCTCTTAGGTAGATAACCAATCAACAAGCTAGGCCAATGGTAGTGTCCCCTCAATAAAGCAGTCATATGTGCATGGTCTCTAGCTACCCAATTAAACCTTCTAGATTCTTTTTGTTATGACAAGATATTCATTTTACCGAATTTTGATTCTTAATTTGACAAATCATTGGAACccaataatgaaattaatgtaTTAACTTATAACAGAagtaatagtattcaaaaaaatgtaCTAGCTTGTGTCTATAGAAAATGTTGACTATATTTACTTAACCTATTCTCTATGAAGAGAGGGAGAGTATGTATATGGAATATGGTAAGTGTTTAAATTCTTAGACACACAATGATTTTGACTCCTATAAATCTTTCAAATATTGGAAggaaaaataacacttttgAATCTTGAattgtttcacttttaaaattttagtccgtgctattttatttaaacatatttaatcTCTTAATTATATTGTCCATTATGTTGCATTTTCAGTCCTTAGCAAACTTTTTTATGAAGCTATTTCTGTCATTTAGAATCAGTATCCATGGTTAAAATTTCATTCTCtcaatttgaatgttatttttaacaatgaatattgattgtttaaatgataaaaataacagcATATATAAATAGAGTTTGACAATTGTATAACattaaggactaaaagtgtaatATTATGAATAATTAGATTAAAGAgactaaatttgtttaaattaaattaaaggggTAATAAAAATGCCAGTGTTTCCAATATTGGAATGTTTATATTGCaaactttttgtttttgagaaaaaaaaattgcaaagccAATTTTAATTGGTCTGGAAAGGTAAGAATAAAGTGGCCGTGGTGTTTACTCAATGCCTTTCTTCTTGTGAATACCGCTCTCCCTTCCCCACCTTGTTTCCTCATTTCTTTTTGTGTACCACACACCAGCCCCACTTTTTCTCCTCACAAAAATATTGCCATATCCCTAATATGCATCCCTatgtatttatttctttacccCAAATTAATTGATGTTCAATGTTGGTGCATGCTTGGTGAAAATACTTCTAATGTTCACTtctaacatttatatttattagtccCCGGTCATATTTGATGTATTTAATTCGGTTAATGAGACTTCACTGAAGTTATTTAtgattcaaattttcaataatattaagttttatattagtatataaaatatatatttagaaactatattatgaaaattattaaattaaacaaaaaataaatttaaaataaaaatactaaaaaaaatcgaTTTGAacaaatgaatagtaaatactAGAATATGTAAAATGAATATAGAGAGAATAATTGTTTAAAAGTTGACCAATCTGTTTatgaattgaacaaaaaaaaagtagaagaagattaatttataattaaatacaaaaaaaaaaaaaaaaaaaaaaaagcaatggTGAATGTGAATAATATGAAGTTAATTTAAAGAGGCACTTTTGatgtataataattaatatcaaCTTCTTTGCCTAACGGTCCATACACGTCTTTAACTAATTTACAATTTGCCACATTCTTCTTCATAATTATTAGTCTGAAGCAAATGGCATAACTTAATCACCTAACTCTTTCTCCACCCCAGAAGATACCTATTAGGTCATCCAACATGGGTCTATTAACTAagagtttgaaaataaaattcaacacCACTTCCGATTGATATGTGATtattaacatttattttaaaaactctttaaaatgttcaaattaaaagtaatataaaaaaatctatttaaaaCATATACACTGTAGTTGTATTGTTCGGCCAAGGATGGTAAATGATCAAATCCATCAATTGGTGATTAGAAAAATTGTTGGGGGATGCTTTTAAAGGGTCAAATTTAACATCTTCCTTTCTCGGAAATGTGATGGatgtatataaggaaataaagttatagtaaaattatgcaattaaaaaTGACAAGTGACGGAAGGAAAATTGTTTGACTGAAACTGATAAAAGGTCAAGTCCATCAAGGATGGATAGAAAATTGTTGGGCAGACCCGTAAATAATCTAAGTATAAAATCCTGCCTTTTAATCCTatgtatt encodes:
- the LOC116026595 gene encoding glycosyltransferase BC10-like, whose product is MKNNQQSQSSIVATIKVFNSPIKNLVNLVTILVFFACGLTCGVVVSFYAKSLPWSLRGVDGGGGAARLNLAPPREERLVGLKELLMAPLGAAHNLSDEELLWRASMSPRIEEMPFRRVPKVAFMFLARGALPMAPLWEMFFRGNAGLFSVYVHSDPSYNETEPPESVFHGRRIPSKGVEWGKANMIEAERRLLANALLDFSNERFILLSEACIPLFNFSTIYSHVMNSNETFIEVYDLPGPVGRGRYSAQMSPIIKLKDWRKGSQWFEMDRRLALEVISDKTYFPLFQSYCTGPCYSDEHYLPTLMNIKLGQGNSNRTLTWVDWAKGGPHPTKFNRNDVTVDFLHKLRNGSTCEYNGEKTTMCHLFARKFTPHALSRLLILAPKLMQFNGY